Proteins encoded within one genomic window of Hermetia illucens chromosome 2, iHerIll2.2.curated.20191125, whole genome shotgun sequence:
- the LOC119649978 gene encoding catalase isoform X2, protein MSRTPSDNQLENYKKTTKSGPNIITTGAGAPIGIKDAIQTVGPRGPALLQDVNFLDEMAHFDRERIPERVVHAKGAGAFGYFEVTHDITKYCAAKVFESVGKRTPIAVRCSTVGGESGSADTARDPRGFAVKFYTDDGIWDLVGNNTPIFFIRDPILFPSFIHTQKRNPMTHLKDPNMFWDFLSLRPESTHQVMFLFSDRGIPDGYRHMNGYGSHTFKLVNAQGEQVYCKFHYKTNQGIKNLDVEKAGELAGTDPDYSIRDLYNAIASGNFPSWNFYIQVMTFEQAERCKFNPFDVTKVWSHKDYPLIPVGKMVLDRNPSNYFAEVEQIAFSPSHLVPGILPSPDKMLQGRLFSYSDTHRHRLGANYLQLPVNCPYRVSVKNYQRDGPQTFTDNQGGAPNYYPNSFDGPEVEQRVKKLNPKLHVGGDVYRYSSGDTEDNFTQPADFWNNVLNAEQKDRLVRNIAGHLKDASTFIQERAVKNFSQVSADLGNRLAQQLKIYKSSKM, encoded by the exons agtgGCCCAAATATAATAACTACTGGTGCTGGTGCACCAATTGGCATTAAAGATGCCATCCAAACGGTCGGTCCCAGGGGTCCAGCCCTTTTACAAGATGTCAACTTTTTGGACGAAATGGCTCATTTTGATCGGGAGCGAATTCCGGAACGTGTTGTTCATGCCAAAGGAGCTGGAGCTTTCGGTTATTTCGAAGTAACCCATGATATCACGAAATACTGTGCAGCTAAAGTTTTTGAATCAGTTGGAAAGCGTACACCAATTGCTGTACGTTGCTCAACTGTCGGTGGTGAAAGTGGATCGGCCGATACTGCTCGTGATCCTCGTGGTTTTGCTGTGAAATTCTATACAGATGATGGAATTTGGGATTTGGTCGGTAACAACACCCCAATTTTCTTCATTCGTGATCCTATCCTATTTCCAAGTTTTATTCACACTCAAAAACGTAATCCAATGACTCATTTGAAAGATCCCAATATGTTCTGGGATTTCCTTTCATTGCGTCCGGAAAGCACGCATCAG GTAATGTTCCTGTTTTCTGATCGTGGTATTCCTGATGGCTATCGTCATATGAATGGTTATGGTTCGCACACATTCAAATTGGTCAACGCACAAGGAGAGCAAGTCTATTGTAAATTCCACTACAAGACTAATCAAG GCATTAAGAACCTTGACGTCGaaaaagctggagaacttgCGGGAACTGATCCGGACTACAGCATTCGAGATTTATATAATGCTATTGCCAGCGGTAACTTCCCAAGCTGGAACTTTTACATTCAAGTCATGACTTTCGAGCAGGCTGAGAGATGTAAATTCAATCCATTCGACGTAACCAAAGTTTGGTCGCACAAGGACTACCCGTTGATCCCGGTTGGAAAAATGGTCCTCGATCGGAACCCAAGCAATTACTTCGCTGAAGTCGAACAAATCGCTTTCAGCCCATCTCATTTGGTACccggaatacttccttctccggATAAGATGTTGCAAGGACGTCTTTTCTCTTACTCTGATACACATCGCCATCGTCTTGGTGCCAACTACCTACAATTGCCGGTCAATTGTCCTTATCGTGtttctgttaaaaattatcaacgCGATGGTCCCCAGACCTTCACGGACAATCAAGGTGGAGCACCAAATTACTATCCAAATTCGTTTGACGGTCCTGAAGTCGAGCAACGTGTTAAGAAATTGAATCCAAAACTACATGTTGGTGGTGACGTGTACAGATACAGCAGCGGTGATACGGAAGATAACTTCACACAACCTGCAGACTTCTGGAACAACGTTCTTAATGCCGAGCAAAAAGATCGCTTGGTACGTAATATTGCCGGACATCTTAAGGATGCCAGCACATTCATTCAAGAGCGTGCCGTCAAGAACTTCTCGCAAGTCAGCGCTGATCTTGGCAATCGTCTCGCGCAACAACTTAAGATCTACAAATCATCGAAAATGTAA
- the LOC119649978 gene encoding catalase isoform X1 yields the protein MSKFLVKSFTVFSFKVTSSYIKCMKRSFCKCLDESGPNIITTGAGAPIGIKDAIQTVGPRGPALLQDVNFLDEMAHFDRERIPERVVHAKGAGAFGYFEVTHDITKYCAAKVFESVGKRTPIAVRCSTVGGESGSADTARDPRGFAVKFYTDDGIWDLVGNNTPIFFIRDPILFPSFIHTQKRNPMTHLKDPNMFWDFLSLRPESTHQVMFLFSDRGIPDGYRHMNGYGSHTFKLVNAQGEQVYCKFHYKTNQGIKNLDVEKAGELAGTDPDYSIRDLYNAIASGNFPSWNFYIQVMTFEQAERCKFNPFDVTKVWSHKDYPLIPVGKMVLDRNPSNYFAEVEQIAFSPSHLVPGILPSPDKMLQGRLFSYSDTHRHRLGANYLQLPVNCPYRVSVKNYQRDGPQTFTDNQGGAPNYYPNSFDGPEVEQRVKKLNPKLHVGGDVYRYSSGDTEDNFTQPADFWNNVLNAEQKDRLVRNIAGHLKDASTFIQERAVKNFSQVSADLGNRLAQQLKIYKSSKM from the exons agtgGCCCAAATATAATAACTACTGGTGCTGGTGCACCAATTGGCATTAAAGATGCCATCCAAACGGTCGGTCCCAGGGGTCCAGCCCTTTTACAAGATGTCAACTTTTTGGACGAAATGGCTCATTTTGATCGGGAGCGAATTCCGGAACGTGTTGTTCATGCCAAAGGAGCTGGAGCTTTCGGTTATTTCGAAGTAACCCATGATATCACGAAATACTGTGCAGCTAAAGTTTTTGAATCAGTTGGAAAGCGTACACCAATTGCTGTACGTTGCTCAACTGTCGGTGGTGAAAGTGGATCGGCCGATACTGCTCGTGATCCTCGTGGTTTTGCTGTGAAATTCTATACAGATGATGGAATTTGGGATTTGGTCGGTAACAACACCCCAATTTTCTTCATTCGTGATCCTATCCTATTTCCAAGTTTTATTCACACTCAAAAACGTAATCCAATGACTCATTTGAAAGATCCCAATATGTTCTGGGATTTCCTTTCATTGCGTCCGGAAAGCACGCATCAG GTAATGTTCCTGTTTTCTGATCGTGGTATTCCTGATGGCTATCGTCATATGAATGGTTATGGTTCGCACACATTCAAATTGGTCAACGCACAAGGAGAGCAAGTCTATTGTAAATTCCACTACAAGACTAATCAAG GCATTAAGAACCTTGACGTCGaaaaagctggagaacttgCGGGAACTGATCCGGACTACAGCATTCGAGATTTATATAATGCTATTGCCAGCGGTAACTTCCCAAGCTGGAACTTTTACATTCAAGTCATGACTTTCGAGCAGGCTGAGAGATGTAAATTCAATCCATTCGACGTAACCAAAGTTTGGTCGCACAAGGACTACCCGTTGATCCCGGTTGGAAAAATGGTCCTCGATCGGAACCCAAGCAATTACTTCGCTGAAGTCGAACAAATCGCTTTCAGCCCATCTCATTTGGTACccggaatacttccttctccggATAAGATGTTGCAAGGACGTCTTTTCTCTTACTCTGATACACATCGCCATCGTCTTGGTGCCAACTACCTACAATTGCCGGTCAATTGTCCTTATCGTGtttctgttaaaaattatcaacgCGATGGTCCCCAGACCTTCACGGACAATCAAGGTGGAGCACCAAATTACTATCCAAATTCGTTTGACGGTCCTGAAGTCGAGCAACGTGTTAAGAAATTGAATCCAAAACTACATGTTGGTGGTGACGTGTACAGATACAGCAGCGGTGATACGGAAGATAACTTCACACAACCTGCAGACTTCTGGAACAACGTTCTTAATGCCGAGCAAAAAGATCGCTTGGTACGTAATATTGCCGGACATCTTAAGGATGCCAGCACATTCATTCAAGAGCGTGCCGTCAAGAACTTCTCGCAAGTCAGCGCTGATCTTGGCAATCGTCTCGCGCAACAACTTAAGATCTACAAATCATCGAAAATGTAA
- the LOC119649978 gene encoding catalase isoform X3, whose amino-acid sequence MKRAICCSCQFRDHRDSLSGPNIITTGAGAPIGIKDAIQTVGPRGPALLQDVNFLDEMAHFDRERIPERVVHAKGAGAFGYFEVTHDITKYCAAKVFESVGKRTPIAVRCSTVGGESGSADTARDPRGFAVKFYTDDGIWDLVGNNTPIFFIRDPILFPSFIHTQKRNPMTHLKDPNMFWDFLSLRPESTHQVMFLFSDRGIPDGYRHMNGYGSHTFKLVNAQGEQVYCKFHYKTNQGIKNLDVEKAGELAGTDPDYSIRDLYNAIASGNFPSWNFYIQVMTFEQAERCKFNPFDVTKVWSHKDYPLIPVGKMVLDRNPSNYFAEVEQIAFSPSHLVPGILPSPDKMLQGRLFSYSDTHRHRLGANYLQLPVNCPYRVSVKNYQRDGPQTFTDNQGGAPNYYPNSFDGPEVEQRVKKLNPKLHVGGDVYRYSSGDTEDNFTQPADFWNNVLNAEQKDRLVRNIAGHLKDASTFIQERAVKNFSQVSADLGNRLAQQLKIYKSSKM is encoded by the exons atgaagagagcGATTTGTTGCTCTTGCCAGTTTAGAGACCATCGTGATAGTTTG agtgGCCCAAATATAATAACTACTGGTGCTGGTGCACCAATTGGCATTAAAGATGCCATCCAAACGGTCGGTCCCAGGGGTCCAGCCCTTTTACAAGATGTCAACTTTTTGGACGAAATGGCTCATTTTGATCGGGAGCGAATTCCGGAACGTGTTGTTCATGCCAAAGGAGCTGGAGCTTTCGGTTATTTCGAAGTAACCCATGATATCACGAAATACTGTGCAGCTAAAGTTTTTGAATCAGTTGGAAAGCGTACACCAATTGCTGTACGTTGCTCAACTGTCGGTGGTGAAAGTGGATCGGCCGATACTGCTCGTGATCCTCGTGGTTTTGCTGTGAAATTCTATACAGATGATGGAATTTGGGATTTGGTCGGTAACAACACCCCAATTTTCTTCATTCGTGATCCTATCCTATTTCCAAGTTTTATTCACACTCAAAAACGTAATCCAATGACTCATTTGAAAGATCCCAATATGTTCTGGGATTTCCTTTCATTGCGTCCGGAAAGCACGCATCAG GTAATGTTCCTGTTTTCTGATCGTGGTATTCCTGATGGCTATCGTCATATGAATGGTTATGGTTCGCACACATTCAAATTGGTCAACGCACAAGGAGAGCAAGTCTATTGTAAATTCCACTACAAGACTAATCAAG GCATTAAGAACCTTGACGTCGaaaaagctggagaacttgCGGGAACTGATCCGGACTACAGCATTCGAGATTTATATAATGCTATTGCCAGCGGTAACTTCCCAAGCTGGAACTTTTACATTCAAGTCATGACTTTCGAGCAGGCTGAGAGATGTAAATTCAATCCATTCGACGTAACCAAAGTTTGGTCGCACAAGGACTACCCGTTGATCCCGGTTGGAAAAATGGTCCTCGATCGGAACCCAAGCAATTACTTCGCTGAAGTCGAACAAATCGCTTTCAGCCCATCTCATTTGGTACccggaatacttccttctccggATAAGATGTTGCAAGGACGTCTTTTCTCTTACTCTGATACACATCGCCATCGTCTTGGTGCCAACTACCTACAATTGCCGGTCAATTGTCCTTATCGTGtttctgttaaaaattatcaacgCGATGGTCCCCAGACCTTCACGGACAATCAAGGTGGAGCACCAAATTACTATCCAAATTCGTTTGACGGTCCTGAAGTCGAGCAACGTGTTAAGAAATTGAATCCAAAACTACATGTTGGTGGTGACGTGTACAGATACAGCAGCGGTGATACGGAAGATAACTTCACACAACCTGCAGACTTCTGGAACAACGTTCTTAATGCCGAGCAAAAAGATCGCTTGGTACGTAATATTGCCGGACATCTTAAGGATGCCAGCACATTCATTCAAGAGCGTGCCGTCAAGAACTTCTCGCAAGTCAGCGCTGATCTTGGCAATCGTCTCGCGCAACAACTTAAGATCTACAAATCATCGAAAATGTAA